Below is a genomic region from Desulfobacterales bacterium.
GGATCTATCCGGCGCCTGGAAACTCAGCGGGATATCGCCGCCGCCTGGTGCCGGCAGGAACTGGCGCCGCGCCTGCGCCTGCTCGAGGTCGAGGTTGAACTCTCCAACGCCCGGCAGCAGTTTATCAGCGCCGAATCCCGTCTGGCCATTGCCCGGGCCCGTCTGAAAGAATGGCTCGCTCTGGACAGCGACGAACCCTTCGATATCACCGGCAGCCTGCAACAGCAGATCACCGAGCCCTGCATGCCGATCGATGCCTGTGTGCAATCAGCCCTTGACCAGCGTCCTGAACTGAATATGGCGCTGCTGAACATCGAGATGGCCCGTCAGGATTTACGCACCATCGCCGCCCGGAATCTGCCCCGTGTGGAGCTTGATGCCGCCTGGACCGATTACCAGCGCGATTATGATGATGCCCGCTATAGCGATGATGAGCGCGACTACTACAGCGTTTCGTTTAATGTCAGCATCAGGCCCTTTCAGGGCGGACGGACCCTGTTTGCCTGGCGGCGTCAGCGCCTGGCGGTTCAGCGCCTGGAGAATCAGCAGATCAATCAGCGCCACGCCATCGGCACCGAGGTAAAGACCCGCTATCAACAGCTGAAGGAGTCTCAGGCCCGCCTGACCAACGCCGACGACAGTCTTATAGAGGCCCGCGAAGCCTATCAGCTGGCCAGCCGTTCGGCGGAACTGGGCGTGAGTTCACTCAATGACCTGCTCGATGCCGAACTGCGCCTCTCCCGCGCCGAGATCAACATGATCGACACCCTTCATGCCCTTCAGCTATCGAAGGTGCTGCTTGACTATTCCATCGGGAATTGAAGAAGGCCTCGATTCCGTTATAAACATTTGCTTCTGATGCGCCGCTGATATGAATCGACACTATTTCAAATACTGGGTTTGTTACGGGCTTATTCTGTTCTGCCCCCTGGTGATTGTTGCCGATGACGCTTTTTGCGCTGAGCACCGGCTCGCCGTGGTGGTGTCCAAAAGAATCCGGCCGTATGTTGAAGTCCTTGAAGGCATGGTCAAAGGGATTGAGCAGAATGGAACAGCCATCGCAGCGGTTTATTTCTTGTCGGATTCCGGGAGTAATTCGGAAGATATAAAAAATGAACTGCTTGAAAAAGGCTATTCCCTGTGTGTGGCCATCGGGCCTGAGGCAGGCGCGCTTGTCTGGGCAATGGACCGGTACGCGGGCGAAAAGATATACACGGCTGTTCTGAATCCGGAAGAGTTTATGAACGATAACTCTGTCGGGTGCGGCGTTTCACTCAGAATACCGGTGCCTGTTCAGATCAATGAAATTGTCCGGACTTTTCCCGAACTTGAACATATCGGGCTTCTTTTTGACAGCAGGTATAACGCAGATTTTTATGAAAAGGCGGTTGAAGCCGCCACTCACCAGGGTAAGCAAATTGTTCCCATGAGGGTTGATTCAAAGCAAATGATTCCCGGGGTGCTGCAGAAAAACTGGGACCGGATTGACTGTATCTGGCTGATTCCGGATGAGACCGTGATTTCCGAAAAAATTGTTCAGTACATTATAAAGCAGGGCTTGTACCACAATAAAGGGGTGAGCGGGTACAATCGTTTTTTTATCAACTCCGGGGCTTTTTTTTCCTTTGAATTTGATTACAGAACCATTGGAATCCAGACGGCTGAAATGGTCACCGCCTATTTAGAGACAGGTTCCTGCATCGATGCGCCGCCCGTATTCCGTAAAGAGATTAATTTTAAGATAACAAAAAAACTGGGTATCCGGGTTCAAAGCCCGGAGGATTCGGAAATCAACCCGGAACCGTTATGAATATGAATCTTTTGAAAAATGCGGGGATTCATCAACGGCTGCTGATGGCTGCGGTGTTTCTCATCAGCGCCTCTACGTTTGCGCTGGGATATTTTGGTCTCGGGATGATCAACCGGTTTGTGACATTACGCTTTGAGCAGCGTATGGATTATATGGCTGCCAATCTTGCCATTAATGCGGAGCTTGGCATTCTCATAGACGAAAAGGATCTGCTTAAGGGCCTGGCATTAGGTCTCCTGAACGAAAAGGATATTGCAGCGGTTGAGATTGAAAACGGCGCAGGGGAAACACTTGTAAAGGAGGCGGTGAATTTCTCTCCTCCTTTTGAAACAGTGGAAAGACCGGTTGTCTTAAGCCAGATCAATGAGCTGAACCCGGGGGTCGGCTCATCTGCAAAAAAAGAGATGATCGGCCTTGTGAGGCTTAAATATACCCGGGAGGGAATTAATTCTCTACTGAAGGCCATGCAGCTCAGATTCGTTCTGACGGCGCTGGTACTGGCGGCAGTCTTCTGTGTAATCTTTTTTTTTATATCCCGCTCTCTTGTCTCTCCGGTCATATCCCTGGCCGCCGTTGCAAAAAAAGTTTCCGGCGGGGACAACTCTGTGCGGGCGGTCCCCGGCTCCATTCCTGAAACGGGAAAGCTTGCACGTGCCTTTAATGAAATGCTCGATTCCATTGAGGAAGGCCGCAACGCCCTGATCCGGGCGCATGAAAAAATGGCTAAGCAGGAGGCCCTGGCTGAACTCGGCAAGTTTTCCATGATGATTGCCCATGAAGTAAAAAATCCGTTGGCAATTATTAAAAGCTCCATGGAGATGCTTAAAAAAGATTTAATGATTCCGGATGATAACCTGTTTATGTCGTATGCCGAAGAGGAAGTGACCCGGCTCAATGATTTGATCGAGAGTTTTTTGATCTATGCCCGGCCGGATAAACCCCGATTGGCGTTAACGGATCTTAACCGACTGGTGGAACAGGTGGTCACCGGATTTGAGATTCAATATGCTTCAGATGAACAAAAAATTATTACCTCAATCCCTGCCGAACCTTGTTTTGCAGAGGCGGATTCCGACCGTCTTTCCCGGGCATTGAGCAATGTGGTCAGAAATGCCCTGGAAGCAGGCCCCAACACGGGAAAGGTTTTTATTTGCGTGCACATCAGTAAAACGCACTGGGAGGTTGCGGTCAGGGACCAGGGCCCCGGTATTGACAGCGAGAGCGCCGGCAGAATTTTTGAGCCGTTTTATACCCGAAAGGCAAAAGGTACGGGTCTGGGACTTGCCTTTGCGGATCAGGTGGTAAAAGCCCATGAAGGAAGCATTTGCGTAAAGAACTCGGAGGCCGGCGGTGCAAGTTTTCGTATAATGATACCATTATACAGTCCGGTGGATCAGCTCAAAGTTGAAGGTTGATAAGATAAATGGCGCACTTACTCATAGTTGATGATGAAGAAAAAATGAGAAACCTTCTCTCCATGATGCTTGAGAGAAAGGGATTTTCGACGGATAAGGCAGGAGATGGAAACCAGGCGCTGGAAAAGCTGTATGCCAATACCTATGACATGGTAATTTCAGACATAAAAATGCCTGAAATGGATGGACGAGAGCTGATTGCCCGGATGAAAGAAGAGAATATCCTTACCCCCGTGATTTTTATCACCGCCTTTGCAACCATTGATTCAGCAGTGGAAATGATGCGGAACGGGGGTGCCGATTATATTACAAAACCCTTCAGTGAAGAGCAGATTCTTACCGCTGTAGAAAGAACGCTGAAGCTTTCACGCCTGATCTCTGAAAACCAGGAGATGAAAGAGGCGCTTAAAAAAGCGGATAACGATCATGATATTATCCTGCGATCCCGGAAAATGAAGGAGGCGCTCGACCTGGCAGAGACTGTGGCTTCGGTGAATACGCCGGTTCTCATCACCGGTGAATCCGGCACCGGCAAAGAGCTGATTGCCAGGTATATTCACAGAAAGAGCCATCGAAACGGGTGCAGGTTTGTTCCTGTCAACTGTGCCGCGATCTCGCCCAATCTGGTTGAATCGGAGCTTTTCGGCTATGAAAAGGGCGCCTTTACCGGTGCTTCCGAAAGGAGAAAGGGCAAGTTCGAGTTTGCCACCGGAGGCACCCTGTTTCTGGATGAGATTGGAGATTTTCCTCTGGAATCCCAGGGCAAGCTGCTGAGAGCGCTTCAGGAAAGGCAGTTTCACCGGGTGGGTGGAAACCGGGAAATTCCGGTTGATGTCCGGGTCTTATGCGCTACCAACCGGAACCTCGAGACCATGGTGAACCAGGGCAAATTCCGTCAGGATCTTTTTTTCAGGATCAACGTGTTTCCGATTGAACTTTCCCCGTTGCGCCAGAGAAAAGAGGATATTGTGCCTCTGACAATACATTTCCTGAAAAAGTTCGCCCATGAACGAGATTATGAAATTACGCAGGACGCAGTTCAAAAGCTCATGGAATATCCCTGGCCCGGCAATGTCCGTGAGCTGGCCAACGTCATTGAGCGGGGGGTGATCCTGACCCGGAAGACCGGCAGGATGACATCGGATACGTTCTCGTTTTTAAAGGTGGCGCAACCGGCCAGTCAGACCTTCAGAATTGTAAAGCTTCCGCCTCAGGGCGTCAGTTTGCAGCAGGTGCAGGAGAGCCTTGTCAAACAGGCGCTGGAGGTGGCCGGAAACAACCAGACATCGGCGGCAAAACTGCTGGGAATGAGCCGGGCGAAGTTCAGGGTGTTTTTGAAAAATCTTGAGGAAAAATCTGATGACGGACCTGATGAAAGACCTGCTGAATGACCGGACCAAAGGTCAGATGAATGAGATTCAAGGAACAATACCGCAAAGGTTCAAGGTTGATGGGTGAACCGAAACCCGGAATGGTTATGATATAACGATGAAGATATTTTGCAGACATATGTGTGGCGCTGTTTTGTTTCTGCTGATATTTGCCGTATCAGTTATCCAGGCTTCTGATACCATGTTGATGTTTGTGGGGGAGGACCTTGAAGTGATTTCCATTGCTTCCAGGAAGGAAGAAGCTGCAAGCAAAGCGCCTGCCATTGTGCGCGTGATGACCCGGGAAACTATGGATCAGACACAGGTCACGACCATTGCCGAGGCGCTTGCCGAATCGGCGGGCTTTTCTGTCGAACAGACGGAAAAGGGCAGCGTGCCGTATCTTCGCGGAATTCAGGATTCGGCGCTGTTTCTGTACGATACGGTTCCCATGGGCTCCGGCGCCTATAAATCATTTCACCTGATTGACCATGAAACCTCCCTTGCGCCGGTTAAAAGAATCGAGATTGTCCGGGGGGCCGGTTCCGTTCTCTGGGGGCCGGATGCCTTTGCCGGGGTTGTCAATGCCGTGCCCCTGACCGGAAAGGATCTGCAGGGATTTGAGACCGGCGCCAGGGTTTCATCGGATGATGAAGCACGGGATGCTTACCTGAATTATGGCTGTGATCAGGGTCCATGGGATTTGTTTTTCTCCTTATCCGGAAGAGTTTCCCG
It encodes:
- a CDS encoding TolC family protein, with translation MRLFLTIILLFFCAPAFASPLTLQECIDRGLSDNPEIKAYRLAVDEAGEGIKEAWGAFLPTFSMSYGFNQLSNGSSDERDSDYLDQDSNSYSYRLSQPVFAGLSGVAGLKRARQSRQYRQSELKFMQKQLVREIQTSFYDILQATAQVEKWDGSIRRLETQRDIAAAWCRQELAPRLRLLEVEVELSNARQQFISAESRLAIARARLKEWLALDSDEPFDITGSLQQQITEPCMPIDACVQSALDQRPELNMALLNIEMARQDLRTIAARNLPRVELDAAWTDYQRDYDDARYSDDERDYYSVSFNVSIRPFQGGRTLFAWRRQRLAVQRLENQQINQRHAIGTEVKTRYQQLKESQARLTNADDSLIEAREAYQLASRSAELGVSSLNDLLDAELRLSRAEINMIDTLHALQLSKVLLDYSIGN
- a CDS encoding ATP-binding protein; this encodes MNMNLLKNAGIHQRLLMAAVFLISASTFALGYFGLGMINRFVTLRFEQRMDYMAANLAINAELGILIDEKDLLKGLALGLLNEKDIAAVEIENGAGETLVKEAVNFSPPFETVERPVVLSQINELNPGVGSSAKKEMIGLVRLKYTREGINSLLKAMQLRFVLTALVLAAVFCVIFFFISRSLVSPVISLAAVAKKVSGGDNSVRAVPGSIPETGKLARAFNEMLDSIEEGRNALIRAHEKMAKQEALAELGKFSMMIAHEVKNPLAIIKSSMEMLKKDLMIPDDNLFMSYAEEEVTRLNDLIESFLIYARPDKPRLALTDLNRLVEQVVTGFEIQYASDEQKIITSIPAEPCFAEADSDRLSRALSNVVRNALEAGPNTGKVFICVHISKTHWEVAVRDQGPGIDSESAGRIFEPFYTRKAKGTGLGLAFADQVVKAHEGSICVKNSEAGGASFRIMIPLYSPVDQLKVEG
- a CDS encoding sigma-54 dependent transcriptional regulator, with translation MAHLLIVDDEEKMRNLLSMMLERKGFSTDKAGDGNQALEKLYANTYDMVISDIKMPEMDGRELIARMKEENILTPVIFITAFATIDSAVEMMRNGGADYITKPFSEEQILTAVERTLKLSRLISENQEMKEALKKADNDHDIILRSRKMKEALDLAETVASVNTPVLITGESGTGKELIARYIHRKSHRNGCRFVPVNCAAISPNLVESELFGYEKGAFTGASERRKGKFEFATGGTLFLDEIGDFPLESQGKLLRALQERQFHRVGGNREIPVDVRVLCATNRNLETMVNQGKFRQDLFFRINVFPIELSPLRQRKEDIVPLTIHFLKKFAHERDYEITQDAVQKLMEYPWPGNVRELANVIERGVILTRKTGRMTSDTFSFLKVAQPASQTFRIVKLPPQGVSLQQVQESLVKQALEVAGNNQTSAAKLLGMSRAKFRVFLKNLEEKSDDGPDERPAE
- a CDS encoding ABC transporter substrate binding protein, with product MNRHYFKYWVCYGLILFCPLVIVADDAFCAEHRLAVVVSKRIRPYVEVLEGMVKGIEQNGTAIAAVYFLSDSGSNSEDIKNELLEKGYSLCVAIGPEAGALVWAMDRYAGEKIYTAVLNPEEFMNDNSVGCGVSLRIPVPVQINEIVRTFPELEHIGLLFDSRYNADFYEKAVEAATHQGKQIVPMRVDSKQMIPGVLQKNWDRIDCIWLIPDETVISEKIVQYIIKQGLYHNKGVSGYNRFFINSGAFFSFEFDYRTIGIQTAEMVTAYLETGSCIDAPPVFRKEINFKITKKLGIRVQSPEDSEINPEPL